A single genomic interval of Helianthus annuus cultivar XRQ/B chromosome 6, HanXRQr2.0-SUNRISE, whole genome shotgun sequence harbors:
- the LOC110944978 gene encoding uncharacterized protein LOC110944978 codes for MVQQHVWMKIGDGTSANIWFDKWDVVCPLSSFITPRAIANAGFTFKTKVEDVYRQGEWEWPDQWLTRYPILLNIQHINMRNMNDKVVWRSSAGKEVEYSTVNVWDDIRVAQSEVQWSSMVWFPQAIPRHSFFLWLLVNKKLKTQDVMARWCASGNMNFNLMCCSLCSLGPDSHEHLFFECSFGSQVWNGVKDIAGLSSIANSWDMIFTHLVQVANSKNAMHVISKMVVSAAGYFVWQERNFRLFTSKKRSAERLVDIILATVQMKLHTMRFKRTSQVERILQDWSLPRGLIVEDDDNG; via the coding sequence ATGGTTCAGCAACATGTTTGGATGAAGATAGGTGATGGTACGTCAGCGAATATATGGTTTGATAAATGGGATGTTGTTTGTCCTTTAAGCTCGTTCATCACTCCGAGAGCTATAGCAAATGCGGGGTTCACGTTTAAGACTAAGGTAGAGGATGTTTATCGGCAAGGAGAATGGGAATGGCCTGATCAATGGCTTACCCGATACCCTATTCTGCTTAACATACAACATATTAATATGCGAAATATGAATGATAAGGTTGTCTGGAGATCTTCAGCTGGTAAGGAAGTGGAGTATAGTACTGTTAATGTTTGGGATGATATTCGGGTCGCTCAAAGTGAAGTTCAATGGTCGTCTATGGTCTGGTTTCCTCAAGCTATTCCACGACATTCGTTTTTCCTGTGGCTTTTGGTTAACAAGAAGTTGAAGACTCAAGACGTAATGGCTAGGTGGTGTGCGTCGGGCAACATGAACTTCAACTTGATGTGCTGCTCGTTGTGCTCGTTGGGGCCGGACTCTCACGAACATCTGTTCTTTGAATGCTCGTTCGGATCTCAGGTTTGGAATGGAGTAAAGGATATTGCGGGTTTATCTTCAATCGCTAACTCTTGGGATATGATCTTTACTCATTTGGTTCAAGTGGCTAACTCTAAGAACGCTATGCATGTGATCAGCAAGATGGTTGTGAGTGCGGCAGGTTATTTTGTTTGGCAGGAAAGGAACTTCCGGTTATTTACGTCCAAGAAACGAAGTGCTGAGCGGCTTGTTGATATTATTTTAGCTACGGTTCAGATGAAGCTTCACACGATGCGGTTTAAACGAACAAGTCAAGTGGAGAGGATCCTACAAGATTGGAGTTTACCTCGAGGGTTAATTGTCGAAGATGATGACAATGGCTAG